One Pectobacterium polaris DNA window includes the following coding sequences:
- a CDS encoding MurR/RpiR family transcriptional regulator produces MDNRLTSLMQHGQVLTRAEYRVLAFIADHSSLIGKITVRELAQKTYVSTATIMRLCQKIGFSGYSEFIYHCKTLLTEHPRLAPSPVVTPNDASLPDAFQHFVDNYQRTFAYISHQDRAAFSAILRQESHFFLYGAGFSHLFAEYLAKKLQVLGKDAFSSGLGDSRGIFLNNAPKYRVFIAISRSGETEQVLDKARIAKNIGMKVIAFTRASLNSLGELADLHFRLYDDAVHYAAEAGEISSFESNLVMLIDLLLLQATAEKS; encoded by the coding sequence TGCAGCACGGTCAGGTGCTGACGCGCGCGGAATACCGCGTGCTGGCTTTTATCGCCGACCATTCATCACTGATAGGCAAAATCACGGTGCGGGAGCTGGCGCAGAAGACCTATGTTTCCACGGCGACGATCATGCGGCTGTGCCAGAAAATCGGCTTTAGCGGCTACAGTGAATTCATTTATCACTGCAAAACGTTGCTCACGGAGCATCCGCGTCTGGCACCCTCGCCTGTCGTTACGCCCAATGACGCTTCGCTTCCTGATGCTTTCCAGCATTTTGTCGACAATTATCAGCGCACGTTTGCCTACATTAGCCATCAGGATAGAGCCGCTTTCAGCGCTATCCTGCGACAGGAAAGCCACTTTTTCCTCTATGGCGCAGGGTTTTCCCATCTGTTTGCTGAATATTTGGCGAAGAAACTGCAGGTGCTGGGGAAAGATGCCTTCTCTTCCGGGTTAGGAGACAGTCGAGGCATTTTTCTCAATAATGCGCCGAAGTATCGGGTGTTTATCGCGATCTCCCGCAGCGGGGAAACTGAGCAAGTGCTAGATAAGGCGCGTATCGCCAAAAACATTGGCATGAAGGTAATCGCGTTTACTCGAGCGTCGTTGAATTCATTAGGCGAGTTAGCCGATTTGCACTTCCGGCTTTACGATGATGCGGTTCACTATGCGGCGGAAGCTGGTGAGATTAGCTCATTTGAATCGAATCTGGTGATGTTGATCGATCTACTGCTATTGCAGGCAACAGCGGAAAAATCGTAA
- the sseB gene encoding enhanced serine sensitivity protein SseB translates to MEFSPRNKLEEVLILAATEPAHRPEFFSELMEATVFVLGSTDDGDESGEVVLHAGSNVNIQHWEKDDGSSAIPFFSSLEALQSAIAEEAAFLALPTRSLFEMTQGVTLFLNPKLPYGKEFLPQEIEHILSGEGNGFVQQRVVEEEMQVILSQPAEMPAQMIDSLTQLFTKHRHVKRAFLAQIQEPGEEQPHLLIGIDADQDEEIIIREAGSVASDTLPDERPVDLCLVKEGESGISHYMIKHTTPFYERKWGSFLREFKGSGNA, encoded by the coding sequence ATGGAGTTTTCGCCACGTAATAAACTGGAAGAAGTGCTGATTCTGGCTGCAACAGAGCCAGCGCATCGTCCTGAATTTTTCAGTGAACTGATGGAAGCCACGGTGTTTGTGCTGGGCAGTACCGATGACGGGGATGAATCCGGTGAGGTGGTATTGCATGCGGGCAGTAATGTGAACATTCAGCACTGGGAAAAAGACGATGGTTCATCCGCCATTCCTTTCTTCTCTTCTCTGGAAGCTTTGCAGAGCGCGATTGCGGAAGAAGCCGCTTTTCTGGCCCTGCCGACACGTTCGCTGTTTGAAATGACGCAGGGCGTCACGCTGTTCCTCAACCCTAAGCTGCCGTATGGCAAAGAGTTTTTGCCACAGGAAATTGAACATATCCTGTCTGGCGAAGGTAACGGTTTTGTTCAGCAGCGCGTTGTTGAAGAAGAGATGCAGGTCATACTGAGCCAGCCAGCCGAGATGCCAGCACAGATGATTGATTCCCTGACGCAGCTGTTTACCAAACATCGCCATGTAAAACGGGCGTTTTTGGCACAGATTCAGGAACCGGGTGAAGAGCAGCCGCACCTGCTGATTGGGATTGATGCCGATCAGGATGAAGAAATCATCATCCGTGAAGCGGGCAGCGTTGCCAGTGACACCTTGCCGGACGAGCGTCCTGTCGATCTGTGTCTGGTGAAGGAAGGCGAATCGGGCATCAGCCATTATATGATTAAGCACACCACGCCGTTTTACGAGCGCAAGTGGGGGAGTTTCCTGAGAGAGTTTAAGGGAAGCGGTAACGCTTGA